One genomic region from Ammospiza caudacuta isolate bAmmCau1 unplaced genomic scaffold, bAmmCau1.pri scaffold_39, whole genome shotgun sequence encodes:
- the LOC131571886 gene encoding olfactory receptor 14A16-like encodes MSNSSSIRHFLLLALADTRQLQLLHFCLLLGISLAALLGNGLIISAVACGHHLHTPMFFFLLNLALSDLGSICTTVPKAMHNSLWDTRDISYSGCAAQLFFFVFFISAEYFLLTIMCYDRYVSICKPLHYETLLGSRACAHMAAAAWASVFLNALLHTANTFSLPLCHGNVLDQFFCEIPQILKLSCSNSYLRELGLLALSVCVTSSCFVFIVFSYVQIFRAVLRIPSEQGRHKAFSTCLPHLAFVSLFLSTGFFAYLKPPSIPSPSLDLALSVLYSVVPPALNPLIYSLRNQELKAAVWRLVTGRYQKH; translated from the coding sequence atgtccaacagcagctccatcaggcacttcctcctgctggcattggcagacacgcggcagctgcagctcctgcacttctgcctcttgctgggcatctccctggctgccctcctgggcaacggcctcatcatcagcgccgtagcctgcggccaccacctgcacacgcccatgttcttcttcctgctcaacctggccctcagcgacctgggctccatctgcaccactgtccccaaagccatgcacaattccctctgggacaccagggacatctcctactcaggatgtgctgcacagctctttttctttgtgttcttcatctcagcagagtatttcctcctgaccatcatgtgctatgaccgctatgtgtccatctgcaaacccctgcactacgagaccctcctgggcagcagagcttgtgcccacatggcagcagctgcctgggccagtgtatttctcaatgctctgctgcacacagccaatacattttccctgcccctgtgccatggaaaTGTCCTGGACCAGTTCTTTTGTGAAATCCCTCAGAttctcaagctctcctgctccaattCCTACCTCAGGGAACTTGGGCTTCTTGCTCTAAGTGTCTGTGTAACCTCAAGCTgctttgtgttcattgttttctcctatgtgcagatcttcagggctgtgctgaggatcccctctgagcagggacggcacaaagccttttccacctgcctccctcacctggctttTGTCTCCCTGTTTCTCAGCACTGGCTTTTTTGcctacctgaagcccccctccatcccctccccatccctggatctggccctgtcagttctttactcagtggtgcctccagccctgaaccccctcatctacagcctgagaaACCaagagctcaaggctgcagtgtggagattGGTGACTGGACGAtatcagaaacattaa